One genomic region from Clostridium saccharobutylicum DSM 13864 encodes:
- a CDS encoding YegS/Rv2252/BmrU family lipid kinase: protein MRKVRFIYNPYSGENSIINELDNVIKLHQEVDLTIVPYRIKRGRNLEEALDIIDETYSYILVAGGDGTVDSVVNAMKHRNINLPIGILPVGTANDFGKFISMPQDIQKACKKILDSKPIPVDIGKINDKYFINVASTGLFTDVSQKTDVNLKNTIGKLAYYLKGIEELPNFRRLKIKLTSKECDYDGEMYLLLVFNGKTAGNFNLATQAEITDGKLDVIIFKAIPIIELLPLFIKLLKGEHLDSDKVVYFKTDNVYVESSEDIVTDIDGERGPDFPLRVKCIKGGIEVLGIK, encoded by the coding sequence ATGAGAAAAGTAAGATTTATATATAATCCATATTCAGGGGAAAATAGTATAATAAATGAATTAGATAACGTTATAAAACTACATCAGGAAGTCGATTTAACAATTGTGCCGTATAGAATTAAAAGGGGAAGAAATTTAGAAGAAGCTTTGGATATAATAGATGAAACTTATAGTTATATCTTAGTAGCCGGTGGTGATGGGACTGTGGATTCTGTTGTAAATGCCATGAAGCATAGAAATATAAATCTACCTATAGGAATATTACCAGTTGGAACTGCAAATGATTTTGGAAAGTTTATTAGTATGCCACAAGATATACAAAAAGCTTGTAAAAAAATCTTAGATTCAAAGCCAATTCCGGTGGATATAGGAAAAATAAATGATAAGTATTTTATAAACGTTGCTAGTACAGGACTATTTACTGATGTTTCTCAAAAAACTGATGTCAATCTAAAAAATACCATAGGTAAACTAGCTTATTATTTAAAGGGAATTGAAGAATTGCCTAATTTTAGAAGACTTAAAATAAAGTTAACTTCTAAGGAATGTGATTATGATGGAGAAATGTATTTACTTTTAGTATTTAATGGTAAAACTGCTGGAAACTTTAATTTAGCTACACAAGCAGAAATTACAGATGGGAAATTGGATGTAATAATATTTAAAGCAATACCAATAATAGAATTATTACCATTATTTATAAAGCTATTAAAAGGAGAACATCTTGATTCAGATAAAGTTGTTTATTTTAAAACAGATAATGTTTATGTAGAATCTTCAGAAGACATTGTTACAGACATAGATGGCGAAAGAGGCCCTGACTTTCCATTAAGAGTTAAGTGTATCAAGGGTGGAATTGAAGTTTTAGGTATAAAATAA